AAGCAATTGAAAACTTTGCACTGGCATATCGATCATATAGGTAACTGATGCTTCAGTATTTGCATTACCTTCCAATACAGGGTTTTGTCAATCTAAAACCACAGCATGGTCAATTTTGTTCTCTTGAGTATATACCAGATAGAACATTATGCCAGTATCAATTTTAAGTGGGTTTGAGTCATTTCACTATTCTTCTTTCATGAAATAACATGCAGATCTTCTCTGTGTCCGATAAAAGTATCAATTTAGGTTCCAAACTATTTTGGAAAGAATCAATTTTCGGTACAATAAAGCATTGTAAATCAAGAGTAATGCACTAATCTCACAATAACCTATTTCCAAAAATAGCATTTATAGTTCAATGTCGAACAGACAAGCAAAATTAATGATAAACATAACCAAGATGAGGGAAACTCGTTAATCACAGGTGATGAGGTGATTGTCTTTAAAATCCATAGCCATCACATTTCTCAAAAGCTGCTAGTTTTCCAGTTTTAACTTGGCGTATGGAGCAACAACTTCCCAAGTAGAGTTCCAAAACCTAAACATCTCTGAATTTACTATTGAGGTTTGCTGCAATGGAGCAATATATGTTTGTTATGTCTACAAACAGATAGAGCATGTACGCATTTGTCCCCTATTACAAGATGAGGGAAACTCGTTAATCACAGGTGATTGTCTTTAAAATCCATAACCATCACATTTCTTAAAAGCTGCTACGTTTTCCAGTTTTAACTTGGTGAATGGAGCAACAACTTTCCCAAGTAGAATTCCAAAACCTAAACATCTCTGAATTTACTATTGAGGCTTGCTGCAATGAAGTAATATATGTTTGTTATGTCTAAACAGATAGAGCACGTATGCATTTTCTCCTCTATTACAATGCTCTATCTATGAGACCATGTTTTGTGGCACACAGATGTGCGTAAAATTCAAGATACCTAACTGGATGTTGGCACATCATTTTTCCAGAAAGAGAAGGCATTTAACAGAGAGATGAAGAGGAAGTTGGAAGAAATGAAAGCCACAACCACTTCACTTAGAACTCAGAAAATAGAGCAGAAAACAAAGCTCAAGGGTCTGGAAGCCACAGTTGCAAATCTTAAGAAGACTCAAAAAGAAATGGAAGCAGCTCTCGCAGAGAAAGACAACCGCATCAACCTAATGGAAGAGGCAGCCACAAATCTTAAGAAGGCTCGAAGAGAACTGGAGGCAACTCTCACGGAGAAAGACAGACACATCAGACAAATGGACGAGAAGACCACAAATGCTACGAACACTCAAAAAGAATTGGAAGCAGTTCTCAAGGAGAAAGACAGCCGTATCAGGCAAATGGAAGAGAAAGCCATAGGTTCAAACCCTGACCAGATGGCAGCTCTGATGGAAATCCTGCAGCGGAAGGAGGCTGAACTTGAAGAGATCAAGACTAGGTTCCAAGATTTCAAGAAAATAGACAGAGTAGATGTGCATAGTAAGAGCACTCCTGTGCAAACGAACAATACTAGCACAACACCTAACACTGTGGTAGTAAGAAAGTCTATGAACTCAAGCAGTGTGGCTATTCCTGTCAAATCTGAAGAAAAGAGATCTGGCAATACCACAGTAGTAGAAAGTGCCAAGCCTGAAGAAAAGAGACCTACCAATACCACAGTAATAGAAAGTGCCAAGCTTGAAGCAAAGAGGCCTGCCAATACCACAGTAGTAGACAGTGCCAAGCCTGCAGAAAAGAGGCCTGCCAATACCACAGTAGTAGAAAGTGCCAAGACTGAAGAAAAGAGACCAGCTAATACCATAGTAGTTGAAAGTAAGAGCTCAAAAGACAGATCTCTAGAAGAAAAGCTAGTGAAGTTCATGGCTAATATGGAAGATGATGGCATACAAGGAAACTTAaatgattttgatgacgatatAGATTTTGATGATATTTATGGAGAAAGTCGTTCAAAAAAATCTGGATCCCCTCGAAGGAACAAGAAGTTCATGACCAACGATCTGGACGGCATTGGACAGTCTGGGAACTCCCTAGATCAGGACAGTGATAGGGTTCGATACAATAGACTGCTGGAGAAGGAAAATGCTAAACTTTCCAAGGAAACCAAGAAGAACAACACTAACGGTTCCTTGGAGAAGACCTCCAAAGCTAGCTTAGATCATGCTGGCCATAACTCATCAGAAAAGGTTGTGCAAAGGATGGCTGGTGCTGCTGATGTGAAGCCCAGCATTAATATGCCACTGAACAATGATGAGGCAAAACAGCAAAacaggaagcagaagaagaaaaagTCTAAATCCAAAAAGAAGAAGATGGCTGATACTGAAGATACTAATGTTGGTGGAGAAGTTGCTAAACAGAGGGCGACAGATGCAACATCAATCTGAAACTAAGTTTTCGGAGCCCCAAAAGGCTGAAGAGAACCTCCTGGATATTCAGAGACAAGAAGAGCAATGCCTTTCTGTATGTTGAAATGCTATGAAAAAAATGAAGGCAAATTCCATCACAGAAAAGATGAAGGCAGATAGTAGCTGAGACAATATAGTGGTCAATTTATAGCTCATAGCAGCAGATAGCTTATTTCTATAATACTATGAATTGGTTTTGTTCTGAGAAAACGCTAAGAGTATATTGTTTTCATATCTTATTTTCCTATTGACAAAAGAAATTTTGCGTTTGGTTCTTCATGAATTTGGGTAACATTGTTCCATTTTCTCTTCCCAGCATTGTAAACTCGTGCTGCACGCTATGGTTCCTGGAAGCAAGCGTTGAGAGTCCATAGCCCCAGCAGCCCCATACCCACACAAACAACATGTACCTCAAAATTATAAATTACAGCTACGGCTTCTGACATTGCAGATGCATCCAGACTAAATCTGCACAATTCCCTTTGATGGGGGCTAGACCCAGTCGGAAACTGCAATTGGGAACGAGGGAAGCCCAACTGCCCGAGGACACAGCGTTCTGCCAAAGCTCGCAAACTACGATCTCCAATCAAAGCAAGATGAGGAGCGAAACTGGGGAGTACCTGAACTGCTGCTCCGAGATTTGAGCTTTTCGCGGGCACGAGGCACTCCGccggctcctcctccacctTTCCCCGTCCGCCGGAGTACCGCATCCCGTTACGGTCGCCGGTGTCGCGCGCCTCCATTGCTTTGACCCGTTGGACCCGTGTGAATCTGTGCACACTAGCGATCGCGCGGTTACGGGGAACCCAAAGGTTGAACCTGAGACGCATACTGACGCGCGCGGACGTGGCGGCCTTGAGAGATGGGGAGTCCATCCGCGACGAAGAGGTGGCTGTCGCCCCTGAAGCCGTCGGCGTTGGCGGGCGGGAGGAGCCGGGAGGAGTCATGGCgaacgcggcggcgcgggcgcgcgggaggagaggagagggagccGATGAAAGAAGACCGTGGTCagactattttacataaaacccCGTACAATGGATCGTAACTACTAATCGCAATCTGAATAtttacacaaaaccccctgaaatcGGATCGCGATCATTAATCGCGATCCTATTAtttacacaaaaccccctaactggatcgcgattattaatcgcgatccgaatatttacaCAAAGCCCCTCAATCGGATCGCGGccattaatcgcgatccgattatttGCAGAAACCCCCCTGATTCCGGTTTAGGCCCTGGTGTGCCGCGACGGCGGGCGCCGCCGGAGAAGAGCTCGGCACCGGCGGAACGGGATGCGCCGGAGAGTAGATCGGCACTGGCGGAACGGTACGGCGCTCCAGATACGCCCAGCCCGTGCCAGAAGCCCGCGGTGTACCACCTGTcgtcggcgcggcgcgcggccgagcgcggcggcggggagacCACCGCGAACGAGACGCGGCCGGCGTGCCGGCGGGACATCACCGACCCGGACGCGCATCTCGATCACATCGTCGCGCTCAAGAGGTCTGACCCCGGCGAAATTTCCGTGGACACCTGTCGGCGGCTCCTGACCAGAGATTGGCCGCCACGTCCGCGCGCCGGAGacccgctgccgcgccgccgccgcggtgctGCAGCCACTGGAGGGAGGTGGAGACCCCCAAGAGAGAAGAGCTTCGTCgattcagaaaaaaaaatctaCTGCGCTGAACAGATTCCGGTAGCGCCAAGGAACTTGAACCATGTCGTGCATAAAAAGACTTCTAGCAGAGCAGATTAACTAATTATTTCGCCAAACAAATTCTGGCGCGAACACTCAACCCCCAAAAGGAATGTCGTCAGTCATCAGCCGATGCCGCAGGGCATCCAACGAGCTCATCAGTTATCACCTCCTCCGGATCACAGCCCCATACCTCCCGGGGGCAACCTGCACAAGTAGACAACCCAGCCTCGGGGAATAAGCGCAGCTCCTTCCATTCACTGAACATGCATGCATTCAGTGCAGAGAACTCTGAGTAACAAACTGAAGCAGCCAATGTCTGGCGATTGTATTGGGAGATGGAGAAGCTGCAGAGAGATCGCTGGATGCAACTTACAGGAGCCCGGCGTTTCTTGGCTGCATCAGCGTCGTCTTCCTTCGTCGGAGCCCTTTGGAACGAAGCCAGGTCAGTCTTCCTCCTCCAAGCAGCAGACGCCGCAGATCCCCCATCGCCGCCACCTGGTGCCGCTCGCCGCTTCCTTCCTGCTGCTTGATGGCTGCTGCTACCACTCTCCTCCGGATCCTTAAATATAGAGCAGTTTGTCAGCATGTCATGTGGCAAAAATGGCTGTAGCAGATTAGCAGAACAGAACCATATGAGAGATTACGTACGGAAGATTCAACCGGTTCATCGTCGGATTCAAGCACGCTGAGTGCATCGATCAGCAGACTCTGGGAGCCTGGTCTTCCCTTGGTGATGGTTTCCTGTCCTGGCGCCTACACAACAAGAATGGTTTTCAGCAAAAACTTTTGTTCTGCTTAAGTTTTATCAGATAGTCTGTTTCGAGAAAGATATCAGTTGATCACAAAAGAAGACTTTTAACACCTGCATGCTCTGATCCAGCAAGCATGCTATTTGTTGTTCGTCAATCTTTGTAGAATCCTCCGTGGCGGTAGTCAGCTTGTTCTGCAAATCTCAAACAGACGTCTTTTTAGGTTCAGATCGGATAGAAAATTGGAAGTGTTAGTTATTTAGATATTCCAGTTCCAGAACATGTAGTATTGTTCGTTCAATAATCGATGTTATATATAATAGTTATTATATTCTGCACATCAGTAGTGTACTAGTGTATCTATATAATAATTATATTCTGTACATCTGTAGTGTACTAGTGTATCTTACTCTTGCTTCATCGATGCTTTGTTTCAAGTACGAGTGAAATGCCGTCTTGTCATCCTTGTTGACAAAATCATGCAATGCACTGTTCAAGTCATTCACATTGAGGGTCTCCAATTGCTGGGCAAAACAAGGTTGGATGAAAAATAGTACAGTGTTAGTATCTCGTATCAACCCGCATTTATGCTTCAACTATATGTCTAACATAATGATGCAACATGACTAAAAGAGACCATTAACATTATGCAACTCCTGCTAAAAAGAGGATCAAGAGAAAGTTACGTACCAAGTTAGTCTCTGAAATGAGCGCTTCAATGGTTTGTTGGTTAAGGTCATTTGTGTCAACCTGTCCAGAACTGTTGGTGCTTTCTACAATATATACAGAAAAGGAAGTTCAGTAGACCACTTTACTCAGTTGGGATTGCAAATGCTCATTTGCTGGTCAAGTCATATAAAAAAAACCAAATGGCTTTTTCGAGTAACATGGTAAATCTTGTGTGTCATTGCACTAAGGAAGAGAGTCAACTTGGATTtttaatttagtaaaattattccAAAATTCCATGAAATTTGGTTATTCTGGCCATGAATGAAAAATATGTGTCCAGTAAAAAAATACCGTTTTGTCTTAATTTATTTAAAAGAACTATGATCAATACAAGTCGTCCCACCTTTCTGCTCCTCCATGAATTCGCTAGCATTCTTCTCTAATATAACCATCTAAATCTTGCAATGAATATGTCCTAGTTTCTCTATTATTGCTTAAGTCGTGACGTATCATCAGCACATGTGTACTTTTTTATTGAACACACAGGATATTTTCGTATCTTTGCATTAAGAAGATATAAAAATAAGTACATTTCTTTAAGTTCAGCCCAAGCTCTACCACTGAATACCTTGTTTTCTTTCAAATAATAAGAAGTACCTTGTGTATTTTTACACCTTTTCCCTGATTTTGTAAAAAGAAGGATGTCTTGTGGGTTTGCAACCTACAACAACAATAGTAGTGAACAGAAAAACCTTAAGTAAGAAGTAAGACTAAGGGATGACATCACATTAGTAAGTTCCATATTTAGGTTTTGAGGTACCTTGCCCACATACTTCTGACCAAATTGCTTCGAATTTATTGTCGAGAAGCCAGAGTAATCCACCTGATGAACAATTCAATCCTTTTCAATACAAtctttggggggggggggggggggggcgaggaCTGAGTTACCTTTATTCTAACTAGTGGAAGCTTGGGTTCTGATCCACTGGCTGCTGTCTCCCTAACCTTCTCAATAAGGCTGCTCACCTGAACCAGCTCGGCTATTAGTATTGAGTAGCATACAAATAGATAGAAACAACAGCACAGAACTACAAACATCCAATAACTAAAAATTCAATGATGGATCTGATTAAAGATACCGTTCTCGAGGTAATTCAATTGGTCACGGTCATATATTCAAGAAAATGGACATAATTCGTATTAGAAAAATACTAGGTACTTGGTTGGAGACTTACAATTTTGTGCAGATACGCATGAATGGTTGCTTCATCACTAGGATCGACATCTACCTGGTCTTCCAGTATAACCTGCATGCCATTCTCTTGATGTAATTCACTTGACTGATGCAGAAAGGAAGTATGAAGTGGATTACCTCTACATATTCAAAAGGTCTAACAGACTGCAGAGGTATTTTGGTTGGCCTGTATTGCGTCCCCTGCTTAAGGGTAACATGAGAAATTAAGCGATGAGATAAAAATTATTTGAATGTTAGTGCAGCATGTTGCATCAATACTGACCTTGATTTCCAACAAGAGCACATGCTTTTGCTTTGCTTCAGCATTAATCAGTGAGGTAGCAATTGAGGAACCTGGTTGGGTGACGTGGAAACCCATTCCAGAAACCTCCTGTAAGTAGGTGATTGGAACGAAAAATAGTTAAATCTAAATGTAAAATGCAGAAATAATGAACACGTGACTAAATATGCAAATGCTGCATTTCCCCCTTCCTTTTTTAAAATTTAATGTCTTGTTACCTCGGGATCAATTAGGCATTCATGCTCATGGCCGCCCCAAATTACAAAGTCCAGAAAACGTGGCAAGAGGAGCTCACTGACACCATTGCTAGGACTTGCCTTTTTTCTAAAGAAATTCAGAATATAATTCTGATCAGGAAGCACAACCGCAAAACAAAAATCATAAATTGTTAtaaaatcatcatcatcatcataggCAATCACTCAGTCAGACTATGCACCTTTTCTGATGAAGAACCAAGATGTTGAACCAGTCTATCTCATCTTGGATTTCAGGTAGCATCCAGTTAACCGCATGTGGTTCCTAAATAATAAATATATTTAAAATATTCATAATTAATTAGCAAGTTCATTGCTTCACCTACAAAATAAATGCATAAATACAGATCTTAAGCAGGTTTTGTGGCAAAGTACATGTAACATTCTGTTCAGTCTCTCATCCCTAATGTTGCCAAGTCCATATAGGGCAAGATAAGTTTGACCCTGAAATAATACAAGCTATTGCATCAGCCTCTAATAAGTGATAATACTAGGCTGGCTAACATCGTATAGAATATAATACAAAATATCAAATGGGTAT
The Panicum hallii strain FIL2 chromosome 6, PHallii_v3.1, whole genome shotgun sequence genome window above contains:
- the LOC112896519 gene encoding ELKS/Rab6-interacting/CAST family member 1-like, which gives rise to MDGSKYRSKGYAMANAGRKLPYAFLLLLALAAGVLSIVVLQKVREQRIFAGRLQERDRQLVSLRILLQKEKAFNREMKRKLEEMKATTTSLRTQKIEQKTKLKGLEATVANLKKTQKEMEAALAEKDNRINLMEEAATNLKKARRELEATLTEKDRHIRQMDEKTTNATNTQKELEAVLKEKDSRIRQMEEKAIGSNPDQMAALMEILQRKEAELEEIKTRFQDFKKIDRVDVHSKSTPVQTNNTSTTPNTVVVRKSMNSSSVAIPVKSEEKRSGNTTVVESAKPEEKRPTNTTVIESAKLEAKRPANTTVVDSAKPAEKRPANTTVVESAKTEEKRPANTIVVESKSSKDRSLEEKLVKFMANMEDDGIQGNLNDFDDDIDFDDIYGESRSKKSGSPRRNKKFMTNDLDGIGQSGNSLDQDSDRVRYNRLLEKENAKLSKETKKNNTNGSLEKTSKASLDHAGHNSSEKVVQRMAGAADVKPSINMPLNNDEAKQQNRKQKKKKSKSKKKKMADTEDTNVGGEVAKQRATDATSI
- the LOC112896890 gene encoding double-strand break repair protein MRE11-like; translated protein: MAEGDEAAARLFHGVLSREEEGGSTLRILVATDCHLGYLEKDEVRRFDSFDTFEEICSLAEKYKVDFLLLGGDLFHENKPSNSTLVKTIEILRRYCTNDRPVQFQVISDQAASLQNRFGQVNYEDQNYNIGLPVFAIHGSHGGPAGVDNLSLNDILSAGNFLNFFGKTDLGCTGVGKITVYPLFIRKGQTYLALYGLGNIRDERLNRMLHEPHAVNWMLPEIQDEIDWFNILVLHQKRKKASPSNGVSELLLPRFLDFVIWGGHEHECLIDPEEVSGMGFHVTQPGSSIATSLINAEAKQKHVLLLEIKGTQYRPTKIPLQSVRPFEYVEVILEDQVDVDPSDEATIHAYLHKIVSSLIEKVRETAASGSEPKLPLVRIKVDYSGFSTINSKQFGQKYVGKVANPQDILLFTKSGKRCKNTQESTNSSGQVDTNDLNQQTIEALISETNLQLETLNVNDLNSALHDFVNKDDKTAFHSYLKQSIDEARNKLTTATEDSTKIDEQQIACLLDQSMQAPGQETITKGRPGSQSLLIDALSVLESDDEPVESSDPEESGSSSHQAAGRKRRAAPGGGDGGSAASAAWRRKTDLASFQRAPTKEDDADAAKKRRAPVAPGRYGAVIRRR